A single genomic interval of Candidatus Zixiibacteriota bacterium harbors:
- a CDS encoding trehalose-6-phosphate synthase, with protein sequence MRALKLFVGEKKQVKSKKIQDLFDKIGSQRLLVVSNRLPVIIDCADGNWHIHPGTGGLVTALVPIMEKISGLWLGWPGSAEGIPYEQLLKDFNDNNSYNLKPVILSQEDVEKYYYGFSNETLWPLFHDLLSYCKFDKDDWEAYNRVNRKYAETIAESVRPDDFIWVHDYHLALTAYYLREMNIKHNLAFFLHTPFPSFDLLRRMPWRNQFIKGMMSYDLLGFQTLRDRRNFVNCVKSVMPAAKVNIKKRYTLISYDDRIIKVGNFPISIDFEEFNDLAKTKKAADEAWYFHEKFNAKRLILGVDRLDYTKGIPERFLAFERALEKYPDLQGQLTLFQLLIPSRTPVPEYKHLKKQLDTLVGRINGKFSNPGWAPIHYMFRALDRHKLIGAYKACEIALVTPLRDGMNLVAKEYCASSVDNNGVLILSEFAGAADRLKNGAIIVNPYDLEQTADAIYQAFTMDPSERKRRMSRMRSDIKRRDVHQWVKWFIESFRERKLPPSIEDIDISGDEQELEEINIQTEEQ encoded by the coding sequence ATGAGAGCTTTAAAATTATTTGTCGGTGAAAAGAAACAGGTGAAAAGCAAGAAAATTCAGGATTTATTCGATAAAATCGGTTCACAGCGATTGCTTGTGGTTTCTAATCGTCTGCCGGTTATAATTGATTGCGCAGACGGCAACTGGCATATTCATCCTGGCACCGGCGGCTTAGTAACAGCTTTGGTGCCAATTATGGAAAAGATTTCAGGGTTATGGCTAGGCTGGCCCGGCAGCGCTGAGGGTATACCGTATGAACAGCTATTAAAAGATTTTAACGATAATAATTCATATAACTTAAAACCGGTTATACTTTCTCAAGAGGATGTTGAAAAATACTATTATGGTTTTTCAAATGAAACATTATGGCCGCTATTTCATGACCTGCTAAGCTACTGTAAATTCGATAAAGATGATTGGGAGGCTTACAATCGAGTAAATCGAAAATATGCCGAAACCATTGCCGAATCTGTAAGACCGGATGATTTTATATGGGTTCATGATTACCATTTAGCCCTAACGGCCTATTACCTTAGAGAGATGAATATCAAACATAACCTGGCTTTTTTCCTTCATACGCCCTTTCCGTCTTTTGACCTTTTGCGCCGCATGCCCTGGAGGAATCAATTTATTAAGGGCATGATGTCGTACGACCTGCTTGGTTTTCAGACTTTAAGAGATAGACGTAATTTCGTTAACTGTGTTAAAAGTGTGATGCCTGCGGCAAAAGTCAATATAAAGAAACGGTATACATTAATATCTTATGACGACAGAATAATTAAAGTCGGCAATTTCCCAATCAGTATTGACTTTGAGGAATTCAATGATCTTGCCAAAACAAAAAAGGCGGCTGATGAAGCCTGGTATTTCCATGAGAAATTTAACGCCAAGCGATTAATCCTGGGAGTTGACAGACTCGATTACACCAAGGGAATCCCGGAAAGATTTCTGGCATTTGAGCGCGCTCTGGAGAAGTATCCCGACCTTCAAGGGCAATTGACTTTATTCCAACTGCTAATACCAAGCCGTACGCCGGTGCCCGAATATAAGCATCTGAAAAAACAGCTTGATACACTTGTAGGCAGAATCAACGGCAAGTTCTCCAATCCGGGCTGGGCGCCAATCCATTATATGTTTCGCGCGCTCGACAGGCACAAGCTGATAGGCGCCTACAAAGCCTGCGAGATAGCTTTGGTAACGCCGCTTCGGGATGGTATGAATCTTGTCGCCAAGGAATATTGCGCCAGTTCGGTAGATAATAACGGCGTTTTAATCCTAAGCGAATTTGCCGGCGCGGCCGACAGACTGAAAAACGGCGCAATTATTGTCAATCCGTACGACCTTGAGCAAACCGCCGACGCTATTTATCAGGCTTTTACTATGGATCCCTCCGAAAGAAAAAGGCGCATGAGCAGAATGCGATCGGATATTAAACGCCGGGACGTTCATCAATGGGTAAAGTGGTTCATCGAATCCTTTCGGGAACGGAAGCTTCCGCCATCGATTGAGGATATTGATATATCCGGTGATGAGCAAGAGCTTGAGGAAATAAACATCCAAACGGAAGAGCAGTAG
- the otsB gene encoding trehalose-phosphatase → MKILKPGFILDNYFRALTKAENRALLLDYDGTLAPFKTERDKAIPYPDAIPILDNLIESDKCRVVIISGRRIDDLLPLLNLKNLPEIWGSHGWERLMPDKTYHVFDFGKQAIKGLAEAENWLVKEALQSRYENKPGCLALHWRGLPDDEAKELSDKANEHWSPIAAGSGLEIHVFNNGVELRASGRNKGYAVKKIISETGKCMITYMGDDYTDEDAFGALNSTGLGVLVSDKLRETAAGLWVKPPDEMLDFLKMWEESVVGGEK, encoded by the coding sequence ATGAAGATATTAAAGCCGGGATTTATACTCGATAATTATTTTAGGGCTTTAACCAAAGCTGAAAACAGGGCGCTTCTGCTTGATTATGACGGCACTTTAGCTCCGTTTAAAACAGAACGGGATAAAGCTATCCCATATCCGGATGCGATACCTATATTGGATAATCTGATAGAATCTGATAAGTGCCGGGTAGTAATAATCAGCGGCCGCCGAATTGATGATTTATTGCCGCTGCTCAATTTGAAAAACCTGCCCGAAATATGGGGTTCTCATGGTTGGGAACGATTGATGCCTGATAAAACATATCATGTTTTCGATTTTGGCAAGCAGGCTATCAAAGGATTGGCTGAGGCTGAAAATTGGTTAGTAAAGGAAGCTCTTCAAAGCCGATACGAGAATAAACCCGGTTGTTTAGCTCTTCATTGGCGAGGTTTGCCTGATGATGAAGCAAAGGAATTAAGCGATAAAGCGAATGAGCATTGGTCGCCAATCGCCGCCGGTTCCGGATTAGAAATACATGTATTCAACAACGGTGTTGAACTGCGGGCTTCCGGCCGCAATAAAGGATATGCTGTAAAAAAAATAATTTCGGAAACAGGGAAATGTATGATAACATATATGGGGGATGATTATACTGATGAAGATGCTTTTGGGGCGCTTAATTCGACTGGGCTTGGAGTTTTAGTTAGCGATAAGCTCCGTGAAACTGCCGCCGGCTTATGGGTTAAGCCTCCCGATGAAATGCTGGATTTTCTAAAAATGTGGGAGGAAAGCGTTGTAGGAGGAGAAAAATAA